The genomic interval ggcagattctcaaccactgtgccaccagggaagccccaaaatatcTATAATTTATGTAGGATAGATCTTGTTGAGCCTATTTTATGGACAAGCAATCTATCTTTCTAATCCCTTGACCTTCATTGTTACAGAGAAGAGGCAGATGCACTACATGAATATCTGAATGAGCTGAAAGCAGACTTGGCCATGGGGGATCAAGACACACTCCAGCAAGACCAGCTGGACAGGAAGAGGTTTCTGGAGGGGTTTCCTCGGATGAAGCAGGAGCTTGAGGAGAGCATAAAAAAGCTCCACGCACTTGCAGACAAGGCTGACAAGGTCCACAGGGGCTGCACCATCTCCAACATTGTGGCCAGCTCCACTGGCGCTGTGTCTGGTGTCCTGACCATCCTTGGCCTGACTCTGGCACCCGTGACAGCGGGGACAAGTCTGGCACTCTTTGCCACTGGGTCAGGGCTGGGAGCAGCGGCTGTTGTGACCAGTATGTCCACCAGCATCGTGGAAGGTGTAAGCACGTTGGCAGCAGAAACCGAAGCCAGTCGCCTTACGTCAACTGCCGTCATCAAAGAGGTGTTTGAGGGGGTTGTACGTAACAGCACAGCCCAGTTGGCTTCTTCTACAGGGAGAGTCTTCCAAGCCGTGGAAGACGTTAAGAACAACGTCTGTGCCATCAAGTTGGCCAAAAGCAACCCTGGCTTAGCAGCCAGGGCTAAGCGCTTCACGACCACTGGGCAAGTCTCAGTCAAAGGCAGGAAGCAGGTGCAGAAAGCTTTTGGAGGTACGGCACTGGCAATGACCAAAACGGCCCGGGTTGTGGGTGTGGCCACCGCAGGTGTCTCCCTTCTGATGGATGTGGCCTTCCTGGTGAAAGAGGCAAAGCACTTGCATGAGGGGGCAAAGACGGAGTCGGCTGAAAGGCTGTGGCAGCAGGCCTGGGAGCTGGAGAAGAAGTTGGAGGTGCTCACCCAGATCTATGAGAGTCTGCGGTAGGGCCTGACTCAGCCACTCCCCAAGCTGTGCAGGGACCAGGGACACGTGCAGGGCTAAGGTGCAGAGGCACCTCGTTAGAGGGAAAAAGAGAGtgagataaaaagataaaagagggGAAGCTGGGCTGGTCTCTCTGACTCTTGTTTTGGTCTGTTGGCTGGGCTATGCCATTTTCCTAGAAGAAGAGAAATCCTTAAACCCTCTTGTATTCAAAACATGTAATTTTCATCCCTAAATTCTCCCTCTTGGCTCGAGCTGAGTCACAAAACTTCAAGTACCGctgttcaaaaattatttcaaaaaatcacAGAATAAATGTCACCTTTTGTCTCCATCTCTCTAGATCAATTTCCACTgcagtagtttttaaaaaccttaatagGAAACTGAAACCTTTTTATTTGCCCAACAATCCCATGATCAGGGAGCCAAGTTCATTGACCCAGCCCTGACCTCATCCTCTGTCTCTCTAAATGCCTGTTGTTGGCGTGTAGATGGGAGATGCTGTGACATACCATCAGATGTGATCTCTCTTGCTCTTATATTTCTTTATCCCTCCATGTTGCCCCTCTGAGCATTTCACCAAAGGCCTCTATCATCCCAAGGGGACCACAGCCAGAAATCAAACATAGAAATTTCTGGCTTTTGTGTTCATCGATTTTTTTTATTAGAGTTGATTTATAACATTGTgtcagtgggacttccctggtgccgcagtggataagactctgtgctccccagtgcagggggcctgggttcgatccctggtcagggaactagatcccacatgcatgccacaactaagacctggtgcaatcaagtaaataaataaatattaaatatatatatatatatatgtatatatattgtgtttcaggtatacagcacagtgattcatttacatatatagaaaataatatatatatatatatgtatattctttttcagattcttttcccttatagtttattacaaaatactgagtacagttccctgtgctatactgtaggtccttgttgattgtttattttatatatagtagtgggtatatgttaatcccaaactcctaacttatccctccatgccccttcccctttggaaaccataagttcgtggttagcagtaatcttttcatGTTCAACtacatgtgttttttttgtttgttttttgtttgtttgtttgttttcagcaaaaactcctatatcctggctcctcctttacctctttggaacagtccctcagagctacccCAGAGGCTGCCTCCCGGGCTGTAGTCTCAGTAATGTCACTGAGTATAACATAATTCTCACCTTTTAGGGTGTGCTCTTTGTCAGTGGGCAGTACTGAGTGATGGATGGACTGATGGTAAGGACCTGGCTCCTGCAGCTGTGGGAGCTGTCCAGACAGGTCTGAAATCTGCAAGGCAGGCCAGCAGGAAGGGCCGGCAGAACGTTCAGGCCCAGGCTGGAGCTGTGGTCCGCAGGGGAATGTCTTCCCATCGCTGCATCTTTAACTTAAACACACCCGCAAGGTTCCTGTTGCCTTATAAGGCAGCATATTTGCAGTTTTCCCGGATTAGGATGCGAACACCTCTGGGAGGCCGACCACAGCCCCCGAGAGGCCACCACCCTtcccgttcattcattcattcattctctcatttcTCCCCCGCATGGTCCGCCTAAGCGCTAGGCCTGTGCTGAGGGCCGGGGGCACAGAGGGAGGCAGTCTGCGGCCCCGACCTCGAGGGAGGCCACTGTGGAGGCCCAGGCAGCCAGAGAAACAACTGACCGTGATGCACAGTGGAGGTCGGGGTTCAGAGGACCTCGGTGACGCGGTGCGGGGTATGAtctgggaagagagaaggaaaggctgGCTTgtgtggagggaggagggtgtcTGTGGGGACAGGGGCTGCGCCAGGGCGTGAGGGATGCCACGGCTACAAAGGAATGGTACCCTCTCTGCAGTCAGGTTTATTCCCACCCTTCGTGGCAGGAGGGGAAGGAATGGGGTTCTAGGAAAACCAACACTGATGTACTAGGGAGTGGAAAGCAAAATTCCCAaggtttctgaagaaaacaatggAGACCTGAAGTGATTGTCGAGGGGACCTCCGGTTAGTCCTTGAGCCGcggccccctccttcctcccctccccgctccctcccGCTCCTTTTAGATCAGGTGTTGCTGGTTTGAGAAGCGCAGGCAGGTGGAGAGTCCAGGCGGGACCAGAGAGACTGGGGCGCGTGTGCTTCGCCCTTCATCCCACAGAGAGTGGCAGGAGAGAGGCCCAGCCAGGCCCTCCCTGCCGAGGGGCACACCTGAGGCTGGGGCACTGCCAAGGGCCGCTGGGCTGGGCCTCGCTGCGGGGTGAGGCCTGTAAAGGCCTCTCCTTTCACCGGCCTTCTCTGAGGGCCCCCGGCCTCGCCTCCTCCAACTGCTAAGTGCTAGGGACACAAGGGAGAACCAGGGTGGCCTGTAAAAGGAGAATTCAGGCTCCCGCCACTTGCAGCTGAGTgaatggggtgggaggtgggggagggcggATTGGGAAAGGTCTCCTTTCCTCTGCTGTCACATTAGGGTAATTCCCCACCCTCATTCCTGGCCCAAGGTCATCGGCTCCCCTCGGGGGAAATCCTGCCCACAGTTACAAAGCCCCAGTTACTTCACCTCCTGCTGCCATTAACCACATCCTCAGCCCATTCGAGAAAAATCTCCAGCAAAGCAGCGTGTTCACCACACTATCCCCAGTGTCGCCCTCAGTGTCACGTTGGGGGCACAATAAAtacccctcttccttccttccttcaaataTCGCACATTAATTTGTCTGTAGTGTGGCAGGCAGGCGCTGGGCTGAGACTTAGGCTTTAGACCTTTCTTcactttacagctgaggaaagggaggctcagaggggtgaagtgacttgcccaaggtcacacagcaggtaacAGAAcggatatttaaattttatttatttatatttggctgtgttgggtcttcgtttctgtgcgagggctttctccagttgcggagagcgggggccactcttcatagcggtgcgtgggcctctcactgtcgcagcctctcctgttgcggagcacaggctccagacgcgcaggctcagtagttgtggctcacgggcttagttgctccgcggcatgtgggatcttcccagaccagggctcgaacccgtgtcccctgcattggcaggcagattcttaaccactgtgccaccagggaagccccagaacagaTATTTAGACCTAGTTCTTCTACCTGACTTTTTCCACTTGACCCAAAGTTTCCCAGCGGGGAAGTGTGGAGGCAAGGAGAGGGGGTGGCCTTTTAGGGTGGCGGCCAGAACATCAGGAGACGAGCTGGGACAAGTGGGCTGAGGCAGGGTCACGACGAGCATCAAAGGTCAAGGGAGGAACCCATGAGGTTTTGGCCTTCATCTTGTGGGCCACAGGGACCGGAAGTTGGTTCCTGCTTTGGGTCCTTGTACACCTAAAGTACTCAGGGAGAGGGTTTGTCACAAGcattcagttttctcacctgaaaaatggCACGAATACATGGATAAGTGTTAATAATCCCAGCAGAAAGTTTGAGTGAAACACACCTGGGTTAAAATCCCAGCGCTGCCCCTTCATGGTTGGGGGATGTTGGCAAATGATGAAATTATTTACCTTTTCTGCGCCTCACTATCCGGCAGGGGGAAATGGGCCTGATGACACTCTTCTTGCAGGGCCCTTGTGAGGCTCAAAAGGGACAAGTCATGTAAAGCACCCAACAGCATAAGCATCTGGCAGTGGTAGCTGCCATTATCATTATTACCATTAGTCAGGTCTTCTGGGTGGGTCATACCTAGCACCAAGCATGCCAGCCAGGGAGCTCCCAGGAATTCTGTGGCTCCTCCTCCCCGCACAGAACTTGAAGCCCTTTGTTTCTGGCTTCCCGTCTGTTCCTGTGCACAGAAGCTCAGACTTAGAATAGTTGCTGTTGATCCCCATGATTATCCTACTGAGAAGCATGAGGAAAAAACTGGCAGGGAAACAGGAGACCCAGGGcctagccccagctctgccctgacttgctgtgtgatcttgtgtGAGTCATTTCCGTCTCTGGGCCTCATACAAGGGAGGTAGACTGGACGACTCTAAGAACCTTTCGTTTCTTACCTTggtaactgaggcctggagataGAAATCCTTCACTGTGCCCAAACCCTGCTATGTGCAGATTCCAATTCAGAATCAGGCCTGGGAATGGATGCTCACCAGGATCAGGTGCCCAATTCATGAAGCCCCCAAAGACTTGATTATAAGGAGTTCCCACAATAGAGCAAGGGGGGCTAGATTCAGCAAGTTAAAATAGTTCTTTATGTGCTAATATGAAATGCTTGCAAAGACATGTTAAGGGAAAAAGCAAAGTAAAGGACAGTGTGGGGTAACATGCATCCctggagaaaaggagaggaaggatgtCTGTAGAAGCAACTGGAAACACAGGCTGCTTCTGTGGAGGGGGCCTGGATGGCAGGAACGGGAGAGTGGGAGACTTTTCATGGTGCCCCTCGAACCCAGCttaaacccagattgggacttcaACCCACGATCTTTTAATTAGAATCACTCTCCTGCTTTCTGGACTTACTGAGGCTCAGGTTCTTTGTGTCTCagtgcagaaggaattcagcgaGAGTCAAAGTGACCGGCAAGAAGTAAGTTTATTAATATAGGACGCTTGTGAGAGAGGCAAGGGGGCAGGCAAGGCGGCTCTCCCCCATGAACTAAGcgggctacatttttataatcaaaggaaagagggagagggggagaagactgccttcttcctcattcttctaGTAGACCTCAGGCTTACATCACTAGCTCCCTTTTGTGTAGGGCAGGAGAATGTTTGACCCTATAAGGTCAAACTAGGACTGTCATAGCGCTTATTCAAATCAGCAGAAGGGTGATAACATATACTCAAATATGTTGAATCATCTCAGGTTTCCATTTAATGAGGATCTCCTACTTTGGAATGTCACCTATCCCTTAAATTCCTGTTCTTGGTCCTAAGGATCATTATCTTGCTGAACTCTGAGGGACCAGGAACTCTGAACCAGAGGAAGGCaggcctcatttttttctttcacttaatgaCCTGGGGCATATCTTGTGCTTTTATTTATGGCTTTACAGTTAAGCAAGCCTGGTTCTTTCCACGATATTCCCAtagctttc from Balaenoptera ricei isolate mBalRic1 chromosome 10, mBalRic1.hap2, whole genome shotgun sequence carries:
- the LOC132373539 gene encoding apolipoprotein L3-like isoform X4, translated to MIPGEEADALHEYLNELKADLAMGDQDTLQQDQLDRKRFLEGFPRMKQELEESIKKLHALADKADKVHRGCTISNIVASSTGAVSGVLTILGLTLAPVTAGTSLALFATGSGLGAAAVVTSMSTSIVEGVSTLAAETEASRLTSTAVIKEVFEGVVRNSTAQLASSTGRVFQAVEDVKNNVCAIKLAKSNPGLAARAKRFTTTGQVSVKGRKQVQKAFGGTALAMTKTARVVGVATAGVSLLMDVAFLVKEAKHLHEGAKTESAERLWQQAWELEKKLEVLTQIYESLR
- the LOC132373539 gene encoding apolipoprotein L3-like isoform X1, which translates into the protein MGPRWQAKQGQSLDLEAGLSDCFLPPRNSAEGGRHLLREEADALHEYLNELKADLAMGDQDTLQQDQLDRKRFLEGFPRMKQELEESIKKLHALADKADKVHRGCTISNIVASSTGAVSGVLTILGLTLAPVTAGTSLALFATGSGLGAAAVVTSMSTSIVEGVSTLAAETEASRLTSTAVIKEVFEGVVRNSTAQLASSTGRVFQAVEDVKNNVCAIKLAKSNPGLAARAKRFTTTGQVSVKGRKQVQKAFGGTALAMTKTARVVGVATAGVSLLMDVAFLVKEAKHLHEGAKTESAERLWQQAWELEKKLEVLTQIYESLR
- the LOC132373539 gene encoding apolipoprotein L3-like isoform X3 — protein: MGPRWQAKQGQSLDLEAGLSDCFLPPRNSAEGGRHLLREEADALHEYLNELKADLAMGDQDTLQQDQLDRKRFLEGFPRMKQELEESIKKLHALADKADKVHRGCTISNIVASSTGAVSGVLTILGLTLAPVTAGTSLALFATGSGLGAAAVVTSMSTSIVEGVSTLAAETEASRLTSTAVIKEVFEGVVRNSTAQLASSTGRVFQAVEDVKNNVCAIKLAKSNPGLAARAKRFTTTGQVSVKGRKQVQKAFGGDVGSIPG
- the LOC132373539 gene encoding apolipoprotein L3-like isoform X2, with the protein product MGDQDTLQQDQLDRKRFLEGFPRMKQELEESIKKLHALADKADKVHRGCTISNIVASSTGAVSGVLTILGLTLAPVTAGTSLALFATGSGLGAAAVVTSMSTSIVEGVSTLAAETEASRLTSTAVIKEVFEGVVRNSTAQLASSTGRVFQAVEDVKNNVCAIKLAKSNPGLAARAKRFTTTGQVSVKGRKQVQKAFGGTALAMTKTARVVGVATAGVSLLMDVAFLVKEAKHLHEGAKTESAERLWQQAWELEKKLEVLTQIYESLR